A region from the Acyrthosiphon pisum isolate AL4f chromosome A1, pea_aphid_22Mar2018_4r6ur, whole genome shotgun sequence genome encodes:
- the LOC100568575 gene encoding kelch-like protein 12: protein MTKENVQVLLPAANILQLDFVIAACSEFLQKQLDASNCLGIRAFADLHNCTELLASSETLIKKQFLEVVKSDEFLSLSSEDVVKIISCNDLAVPYEEKVSKLQYW, encoded by the exons ATGACAAAAGAAAATGTACAG GTATTATTACCAGCAGCAAACATCTTGCAGTTAGATTTTGTTATTGCTGCATGTTCtgagtttttacaaaaacaactgGATGCATCGAATTGTCTTGGCATCAGAGCGTTTGCTGACTTACATAACTGTACGGAATTGTTAGCGAGTTctgaaacattaataaaaaaacagtttct GGAAGTGGTTAAAAGTGATGAGTTCCTATCTTTATCTTCCGAAGATGTGGTTAAGATTATCTCCTGTAATGACCTTGCTGTTCCATATGAAGAAAAAGTAAGTAAACTGcaatattggtaa